GTCCCAGTTCTTCTTCTCGACCGTCCAGTCGGTGGGACCCGCGGGACGCATGGAGAGGTGCAGCATGGCGCTGGTCCGCGTCGCCCCGTGCCAGTGCCAGGTGTGGGCCGGGATGACGGCGACGTCGCCGGGGCGGATGATCCGCCGCTCGTGCTCCGTGGCCACGATGCCCTCGCCCTCCAGCACATACAGCGCCTGGTCGGTGGAGTGCACGTGGGGGATGGTCCGCGCCCCGGGCTCGAAGAAGACGCCGATCAGCTCCACCCTGCCGGGATCGGTGGGACGGACCAGGTGGTGCAGCCGGACGCGGCCGGAGAAATACTCCGGCCGGTCCGGGGGCCCGGCCCGCTCGCGCTGGGGTTTCACCACCTCGATCACGACGCCGCCCCCCGC
This is a stretch of genomic DNA from Armatimonadota bacterium. It encodes these proteins:
- a CDS encoding cupin domain-containing protein — protein: MIEVVKPQRERAGPPDRPEYFSGRVRLHHLVRPTDPGRVELIGVFFEPGARTIPHVHSTDQALYVLEGEGIVATEHERRIIRPGDVAVIPAHTWHWHGATRTSAMLHLSMRPAGPTDWTVEKKNWDDY